A single region of the Prochlorococcus marinus str. MIT 0917 genome encodes:
- a CDS encoding glutamate-5-semialdehyde dehydrogenase, whose protein sequence is MSTNFSVPDPTPQLIKVAASAKESSILLGQSTNEQRCEALTKMANALNDNADKILKANIQDLERSEKEGLNKSLLSRLQLTKSKLKGCIDGVLKVSNLADPIGNRQLHRELDENLILERVTVPLGVLGVIFESRPDALIQIASLAVRSGNGALLKGGSEAKATNQAIMDSLDKGLSQSSVGSGALSLLTTRQESLGLLRLDRFVNLIIPRGSNELVQFIQENTRIPVLGHADGICHLYVDDSVDIDKAISIALDSKIQYPAACNAIETLLLHQDVAEMFLKKGLPIFSSAGVTLKGDAKSQALGVKNKADEADWSTEYLDLILSIKIVRNVGEAIEHIRKYSSRHTEAIVTDDKVVAEKFLSSIDSAGVYHNCSTRFADGFRYGFGAEVGISTQTLPPRGPVGLEGLVTYRYYLRGDGDLVRDFASGDRSFSHVDLPL, encoded by the coding sequence TACAAACTTTTCAGTTCCTGATCCTACGCCTCAGCTAATAAAAGTAGCAGCGAGCGCAAAAGAATCTTCTATCTTACTTGGTCAATCCACTAATGAACAAAGGTGTGAGGCTTTGACTAAAATGGCAAATGCTTTGAATGATAATGCCGATAAGATATTGAAAGCAAATATTCAAGATCTTGAAAGATCAGAAAAAGAAGGGTTGAATAAATCACTTTTATCAAGACTTCAGTTAACTAAAAGTAAACTCAAAGGGTGCATTGACGGGGTTCTAAAAGTTTCAAATCTTGCAGATCCAATAGGTAATAGACAACTTCATAGGGAATTGGATGAAAACCTTATTCTTGAGAGGGTGACGGTTCCATTAGGAGTCTTAGGAGTGATATTTGAATCAAGACCAGATGCATTAATACAAATAGCATCTCTTGCTGTTCGTTCTGGTAATGGAGCTTTATTAAAAGGAGGAAGTGAAGCAAAAGCCACAAACCAAGCAATAATGGATTCGCTTGATAAGGGGTTAAGCCAATCAAGCGTGGGTTCAGGTGCGTTGTCTTTGCTCACTACACGTCAAGAAAGCTTAGGCTTACTTCGTTTAGATCGGTTTGTGAATTTGATAATACCTAGAGGTAGTAATGAGTTAGTCCAATTTATTCAAGAAAATACACGTATCCCTGTCTTAGGGCATGCTGATGGAATTTGTCATTTATATGTAGATGACTCTGTAGATATTGATAAAGCTATTAGCATAGCTTTAGATAGCAAGATTCAATATCCTGCCGCTTGTAATGCCATTGAGACATTATTACTTCACCAAGATGTTGCCGAGATGTTTTTGAAAAAAGGGTTGCCAATTTTTTCTAGTGCAGGAGTTACTCTTAAGGGAGATGCAAAGAGTCAAGCTTTAGGGGTAAAAAACAAGGCTGATGAGGCAGATTGGTCTACGGAATATCTTGATTTAATTCTTTCAATAAAAATTGTTCGTAATGTAGGCGAAGCTATTGAACATATTCGTAAATACAGCTCTCGTCATACGGAGGCGATAGTTACTGATGACAAGGTGGTTGCTGAAAAGTTTTTAAGTTCGATTGATAGTGCAGGTGTTTACCATAATTGCTCTACTCGTTTTGCTGATGGTTTCCGATATGGGTTTGGAGCTGAAGTTGGTATAAGCACTCAGACTCTTCCTCCAAGAGGACCAGTTGGATTGGAAGGCTTAGTTACCTATCGCTATTATCTCAGAGGTGATGGTGATCTTGTTAGGGATTTCGCTTCTGGAGATAGAAGTTTTTCTCATGTTGATCTACCATTATGA
- a CDS encoding dihydroneopterin aldolase, translating into MSQFNNLSPIHIKDINLWAHVGVLESERIHGQSFLLDISFWLDLDESSKLDQLNKSIDYSEAIKAVKKLSYEIKCLTIEYFSDQILNLLESLYGPVPIHILLTKCSPPIDGFSGSVLIEKKRNFLFPIN; encoded by the coding sequence ATGAGTCAATTTAATAATTTAAGCCCAATTCATATAAAAGATATAAATTTATGGGCACATGTAGGTGTTTTAGAAAGTGAGCGAATACATGGTCAAAGCTTTCTTCTTGATATCAGTTTTTGGTTGGATTTGGATGAGTCTTCCAAGCTTGATCAATTAAATAAATCGATAGACTATAGCGAAGCAATTAAAGCAGTTAAAAAACTTTCATATGAAATCAAATGCTTAACGATTGAATATTTTAGCGATCAAATTTTGAATCTTCTTGAGTCTCTATATGGTCCAGTTCCAATTCATATTCTGCTGACAAAATGCTCGCCACCAATAGATGGATTTTCTGGAAGTGTTCTAATCGAAAAAAAAAGG